A window of the Equus przewalskii isolate Varuska chromosome 10, EquPr2, whole genome shotgun sequence genome harbors these coding sequences:
- the LOC103567135 gene encoding galectin-9B-like → MVFTCAQPPYLNPVTPFSGIIQGGLQEGLEITVRGTVLPSSGTRFAVDFQTGRSDDDIAFHFNPRFEEGGSVVCNTKEKGRWGPEEKKTHLPFQRGSPFELSFLVLSSCFQVMLNGSLFVRYPHRVPFHRMDTLSVTGAVQLSSISFQKQTMIHRELSAPQQMSEMNPFYTCIPGGLYPSRRIIVSGTILPNAQWFHINLRSGSDIAFHLNPRFNQNSVVRNSLINGSWGHEEKYLCGPMPFIRGQSFTVRITCKAHRLRVAVNGVRKFDYNHRMKNFCAINVLDVAGHIRLTHVQL, encoded by the exons ATGGTCTTCACCTGTGCCCAGCCTCCCTACCTGAACCCA GTCACCCCCTTCTCTGGGATAATCCAAGGGGGTCTCCAGGAGGGACTTGAGATCACTGTCCGTGGAACTGTTTTACCCTCCAGTGGAACCAG GTTTGCTGTGGACTTTCAGACTGGCCGCAGTGACGATGACATTGCCTTCCACTTCAACCCTCGGTTTGAAGAAGGCGGGTCTGTGGTCTGCAACACGAAGGAGAAAGGACGCTGGGGGCCAGAGGAGAAGAAGACACACCTGCCCTTTCAGAGGGGGAGTCCCTTTGAGCTCAGCTTCCTGGTGCTGAGCTCATGTTTCCAG GTGATGTTGAATGGGAGCCTCTTTGTGCGGTACCCACACCGTGTGCCCTTCCACCGCATGGACACCCTCTCTGTCACTGGCGCTGTGCAACTGTCCTCCATCAGCTTCCAG AAGCAAACAATGATCCACAGGGAGCTGAGCGCCCCTCAACAGATGTCAGAG ATGAATCCATTCTACACCTGCATCCCGGGTGGCCTGTACCCCTCCAGGAGAATCATTGTGTCGGGCACCATCCTGCCCAACGCTCAATG GTTCCACATCAACCTGCGCTCTGGGAGTGACATCGCCTTCCACTTGAACCCCCGTTTCAATCAGAACTCTGTGGTCCGCAACTCACTGATCAACGGCTCTTGGGGGCATGAGGAGAAATATCTGTGCGGACCAATGCCCTTCATCCGAGGCCAGAGCTTCACG GTGCGCATCACATGTAAAGCCCATCGCCTCAGGGTGGCCGTGAATGGAGTGCGCAAGTTTGACTACAACCACCGCATGAAGAACTTTTGCGCCATCAACGTCCTGGATGTAGCGGGTCACATCCGGCTGACCCATGTGCAGTTATAG